The Arachis hypogaea cultivar Tifrunner chromosome 14, arahy.Tifrunner.gnm2.J5K5, whole genome shotgun sequence genome has a segment encoding these proteins:
- the LOC112743664 gene encoding phosphoinositide phosphatase SAC8 isoform X3: MDIEPSLVGSAERFKLDHELELHEFEDKFVIKSLQSPNQGFWISRRDGNINFLDDETCSGSPSRTSTIYGVVGTIRLVVGTYVVVITSCKEVGSFLGYPVYRVMSMRVLACNDALKFSTGQEKKDEAYFMTLLNIVESTPGLYYSYETDITLNLQRRNKLVEGWMSKPLWKQADPRYVWNRHLSEELIECKLDRFIVPIIQGSFQVAELKLKDSHAMVTLVSRRCNRRLGTRMWRRGANLEGDAANFIETEQLLETEGFRSSFLQVRGSIPLLWEQIVDLSYKPHLSVIKHEQTPLVVERHFSDLSQRYGEIIAIDLTEKHGEEGQLSAAYAAEMKNVPNVRYVPFDFHGHCKDSNFDNLEILYDQISEDAEKQRYFLIDREGNVQEEQRGVIRSNCVDSLDRTNVTQCYLAQKALNLQLQRIGVLSPSECISMFDEEYGKYRALWAEQGDEISLEYTGTHALKGDIVRYGKQTIFGMIKDGMSALSRYYLNNFHDGIRQDALDLISGHYTVNRNSLSPIGQNGFDPFSKTLTMQFLPVTSALIIGGLTATTLTVQQVGRNVHQYVSTAICAGITAGVMAILKANGRQFCSRPRLCGLL; the protein is encoded by the exons ATGGACATTGAACCCTCTTTGGTGGGTTCAGCTGAGAGATTCAAGCTAGATCATGAACTCGAATTGCACGAATTCGAGGACAAGTTTGTCATCAAATCCCTTCAATCGCCCAATCAAGGCTTCTGGATTAGCCGCCGCGATGGGAACATCAATTTCCTTGATG ATGAGACATGCTCTGGAAGTCCTTCAAGGACATCAACAATTTATGGTGTGGTGGGAACAATAAGACTTGTTGTAG GAACGTATGTTGTTGTAATAACCTCTTGCAAGGAAGTTGGAAGTTTCCTCGGCTATCCAGTATATCGCGTGATGTCTATGAGAGTACTTGCCTGTAATGACGCTTTAAAGTTTTCAACTGGGCAGGAA AAAAAGGATGAGGCTTACTTCATGACACTATTGAACATAGTGGAGTCAACGCCGGGTTTGTACTATTCGTATGAAACTGATATTACGTTGAA CTTGCAGAGAAGAAATAAGCTAGTGGAAGGGTGGATGAGTAAGCCATTATGGAAGCAG GCTGACCCTAGATATGTCTGGAATAGACATCTTTCAGAGGAGCTTATCGAGTGTAAG CTGGACAGATTCATCGTGCCCATAATACAAGGAA GCTTCCAAGTAGCAGAACTGAAGCTAAAAGATTCACATGCGATGGTAACATTAGTTTCGAGGAGATGTAATCGGCGCCTAG GAACAAGAATGTGGAGAAGAGGAGCTAACCTTGAAGGTGATGCTGCCAATTTTATTGAAACTGAACAGTTACTTGAAACTGAAGGATTCAGATCTTCATTTTTGCAG GTTCGAGGCTCAATTCCTCTACTGTGGGAGCAGATTGTTGATCTAAGCTATAAACCACACCTTAGTGTCATTAAACATGAGCAAACG CCACTTGTAGTGGAGCGTCATTTCAGTGATCTATCACAAAGATACGGAGAGATAATAGCAATTGATCTAACCGAAAAA CATGGTGAAGAAGGTCAATTAAGTGCAGCATATGCTGCTGAAATGAAAAATGTGCCAAACGTCAG ATATGTGCCATTTGATTTCCATGGCCACTGTAAGGACTCAAACTTTGATAATCTGGAAATCCTGTATGACCAAATCTCTGAGGATGCTGAGAAACAAAG ATACTTCTTGATAGATAGAGAAGGAAATGTACAAGAGGAGCAGAGAGGAGTTATTAGATCAAACTGTGTTGATTCCCTTGATCGAACAAATGTTACTCAG TGTTATCTGGCGCAGAAAGCCTTAAATCTACAGTTGCAGAGGATTGGGGTGCTTAGTCCTTCTGAGTGCATTTCTATGTTTGATGAAGAATATGGAAAGTATAGAGCAT TGTGGGCGGAACAAGGTGATGAAATAAGCCTCGAGTATACTGGGACTCATGCCCTCAAAGGGGACATAGTGAG GTATGGAAAGCAAACAATATTCGGAATGATTAAAGATGGGATGAGTGCACTTTCGCGATATTACTTAAACAATTTCCATGATGGAATTCGACAG GATGCTTTGGATTTAATAAGTGGCCACTATACTGTCAATCGAAACAGTCTTTCTCCAATCGGGCAGAATGGCTTTGATCCTTTTTCT AAAACTCTTACCATGCAGTTCCTTCCGGTGACATCAGCATTGATAATTGGTGGTTTGACAGCAACAACCTTGACGGTTCAGCAAG TTGGGCGAAATGTGCACCAGTACGTGTCTACTGCAATCTGTGCTGGAATAACTGCTGGAGTTATGGCAATTCTCAAAGCTAATGGAAGGCAGTTTTGTTCAAGGCCCCGCTTGTGCGGTCTCTTGTAA
- the LOC112743664 gene encoding phosphoinositide phosphatase SAC8 isoform X1: MDIEPSLVGSAERFKLDHELELHEFEDKFVIKSLQSPNQGFWISRRDGNINFLDDETCSGSPSRTSTIYGVVGTIRLVVGTYVVVITSCKEVGSFLGYPVYRVMSMRVLACNDALKFSTGQEKKDEAYFMTLLNIVESTPGLYYSYETDITLNLQRRNKLVEGWMSKPLWKQADPRYVWNRHLSEELIECKLDRFIVPIIQGSFQVAELKLKDSHAMVTLVSRRCNRRLGTRMWRRGANLEGDAANFIETEQLLETEGFRSSFLQVRGSIPLLWEQIVDLSYKPHLSVIKHEQTPLVVERHFSDLSQRYGEIIAIDLTEKHGEEGQLSAAYAAEMKNVPNVRYVPFDFHGHCKDSNFDNLEILYDQISEDAEKQRYFLIDREGNVQEEQRGVIRSNCVDSLDRTNVTQCYLAQKALNLQLQRIGVLSPSECISMFDEEYGKYRALWAEQGDEISLEYTGTHALKGDIVRYGKQTIFGMIKDGMSALSRYYLNNFHDGIRQDALDLISGHYTVNRNSLSPIGQNGFDPFSPLQHNLNAVSGNTLCLTSTNTSIEYDTFLPVTSALIIGGLTATTLTVQQVGRNVHQYVSTAICAGITAGVMAILKANGRQFCSRPRLCGLL, translated from the exons ATGGACATTGAACCCTCTTTGGTGGGTTCAGCTGAGAGATTCAAGCTAGATCATGAACTCGAATTGCACGAATTCGAGGACAAGTTTGTCATCAAATCCCTTCAATCGCCCAATCAAGGCTTCTGGATTAGCCGCCGCGATGGGAACATCAATTTCCTTGATG ATGAGACATGCTCTGGAAGTCCTTCAAGGACATCAACAATTTATGGTGTGGTGGGAACAATAAGACTTGTTGTAG GAACGTATGTTGTTGTAATAACCTCTTGCAAGGAAGTTGGAAGTTTCCTCGGCTATCCAGTATATCGCGTGATGTCTATGAGAGTACTTGCCTGTAATGACGCTTTAAAGTTTTCAACTGGGCAGGAA AAAAAGGATGAGGCTTACTTCATGACACTATTGAACATAGTGGAGTCAACGCCGGGTTTGTACTATTCGTATGAAACTGATATTACGTTGAA CTTGCAGAGAAGAAATAAGCTAGTGGAAGGGTGGATGAGTAAGCCATTATGGAAGCAG GCTGACCCTAGATATGTCTGGAATAGACATCTTTCAGAGGAGCTTATCGAGTGTAAG CTGGACAGATTCATCGTGCCCATAATACAAGGAA GCTTCCAAGTAGCAGAACTGAAGCTAAAAGATTCACATGCGATGGTAACATTAGTTTCGAGGAGATGTAATCGGCGCCTAG GAACAAGAATGTGGAGAAGAGGAGCTAACCTTGAAGGTGATGCTGCCAATTTTATTGAAACTGAACAGTTACTTGAAACTGAAGGATTCAGATCTTCATTTTTGCAG GTTCGAGGCTCAATTCCTCTACTGTGGGAGCAGATTGTTGATCTAAGCTATAAACCACACCTTAGTGTCATTAAACATGAGCAAACG CCACTTGTAGTGGAGCGTCATTTCAGTGATCTATCACAAAGATACGGAGAGATAATAGCAATTGATCTAACCGAAAAA CATGGTGAAGAAGGTCAATTAAGTGCAGCATATGCTGCTGAAATGAAAAATGTGCCAAACGTCAG ATATGTGCCATTTGATTTCCATGGCCACTGTAAGGACTCAAACTTTGATAATCTGGAAATCCTGTATGACCAAATCTCTGAGGATGCTGAGAAACAAAG ATACTTCTTGATAGATAGAGAAGGAAATGTACAAGAGGAGCAGAGAGGAGTTATTAGATCAAACTGTGTTGATTCCCTTGATCGAACAAATGTTACTCAG TGTTATCTGGCGCAGAAAGCCTTAAATCTACAGTTGCAGAGGATTGGGGTGCTTAGTCCTTCTGAGTGCATTTCTATGTTTGATGAAGAATATGGAAAGTATAGAGCAT TGTGGGCGGAACAAGGTGATGAAATAAGCCTCGAGTATACTGGGACTCATGCCCTCAAAGGGGACATAGTGAG GTATGGAAAGCAAACAATATTCGGAATGATTAAAGATGGGATGAGTGCACTTTCGCGATATTACTTAAACAATTTCCATGATGGAATTCGACAG GATGCTTTGGATTTAATAAGTGGCCACTATACTGTCAATCGAAACAGTCTTTCTCCAATCGGGCAGAATGGCTTTGATCCTTTTTCT CCATTGCAGCACAATTTGAATGCAGTTTCTGGAAATACACTTTGTCTCACAAGTACAAATACAAGTATTGAATATGATACG TTCCTTCCGGTGACATCAGCATTGATAATTGGTGGTTTGACAGCAACAACCTTGACGGTTCAGCAAG TTGGGCGAAATGTGCACCAGTACGTGTCTACTGCAATCTGTGCTGGAATAACTGCTGGAGTTATGGCAATTCTCAAAGCTAATGGAAGGCAGTTTTGTTCAAGGCCCCGCTTGTGCGGTCTCTTGTAA
- the LOC112743663 gene encoding protein ZW2 — protein sequence MADANAAMFIAFLEEWMIRQRNYHQELLAAQENRHRLRDSDKREVINRVLCHYEEYFEEKSKIAQRDIFLVFSPPWFSSLEKSFLWIAGFKPGKAFHLVNQAVRDLTNEQRRRLSQLSMETRMKERDLNDELAKAHESLASPPLVDTVRTHGRACLSRTRSTEARELEREADEGPPSELRAAMESVVASADELRTNTALNVLQILRADQAVTFLTAVAELQLKIRSLGFEKDAQTAAAQNH from the coding sequence ATGGCTGATGCGAATGCAGCGATGTTCATTGCCTTCCTGGAAGAGTGGATGATTCGCCAAAGAAACTACCACCAAGAGCTTCTGGCTGCGCAGGAAAACCGTCATCGACTTCGAGATTCCGATAAGAGGGAAGTCATAAACAGAGTACTCTGCCACTACGAGGAATACTTCGAAGAGAAGTCAAAAATTGCCCAACGCGATATCTTCCTAGTGTTCTCGCCACCGTGGTTCAGTTCCTTGGAGAAGTCGTTCCTATGGATCGCCGGGTTCAAGCCAGGAAAAGCATTCCACCTCGTGAACCAGGCGGTACGCGACTTGACTAACGAACAACGGCGCAGGCTGAGCCAGCTCAGCATGGAGACGAGGATGAAGGAGAGAGACCTCAACGACGAGCTGGCCAAGGCTCACGAGAGCCTCGCAAGCCCGCCGCTCGTTGATACGGTGAGAACCCATGGCAGGGCGTGTCTGAGTCGCACGAGGTCCACGGAGGCCCGAGAATTAGAAAGAGAAGCAGATGAAGGTCCTCCAAGCGAGCTTCGTGCGGCAATGGAGAGCGTTGTGGCAAGTGCGGATGAATTGAGGACAAATACGGCATTGAATGTACTGCAGATATTGAGGGCAGATCAGGCGGTTACTTTCTTGACAGCTGTTGCTGAGCTTCAGCTTAAGATCAGGTCCTTGGGGTTTGAGAAGGATGCACAAACTGCAGCTGCTCAAAATCattga
- the LOC112743664 gene encoding phosphoinositide phosphatase SAC8 isoform X4 — MDIEPSLVGSAERFKLDHELELHEFEDKFVIKSLQSPNQGFWISRRDGNINFLDDETCSGSPSRTSTIYGVVGTIRLVVGTYVVVITSCKEVGSFLGYPVYRVMSMRVLACNDALKFSTGQEKKDEAYFMTLLNIVESTPGLYYSYETDITLNLQRRNKLVEGWMSKPLWKQADPRYVWNRHLSEELIECKLDRFIVPIIQGSFQVAELKLKDSHAMVTLVSRRCNRRLGTRMWRRGANLEGDAANFIETEQLLETEGFRSSFLQVRGSIPLLWEQIVDLSYKPHLSVIKHEQTPLVVERHFSDLSQRYGEIIAIDLTEKHGEEGQLSAAYAAEMKNVPNVRYVPFDFHGHCKDSNFDNLEILYDQISEDAEKQRYFLIDREGNVQEEQRGVIRSNCVDSLDRTNVTQCYLAQKALNLQLQRIGVLSPSECISMFDEEYGKYRALWAEQGDEISLEYTGTHALKGDIVRYGKQTIFGMIKDGMSALSRYYLNNFHDGIRQDALDLISGHYTVNRNSLSPIGQNGFDPFSFLPVTSALIIGGLTATTLTVQQVGRNVHQYVSTAICAGITAGVMAILKANGRQFCSRPRLCGLL, encoded by the exons ATGGACATTGAACCCTCTTTGGTGGGTTCAGCTGAGAGATTCAAGCTAGATCATGAACTCGAATTGCACGAATTCGAGGACAAGTTTGTCATCAAATCCCTTCAATCGCCCAATCAAGGCTTCTGGATTAGCCGCCGCGATGGGAACATCAATTTCCTTGATG ATGAGACATGCTCTGGAAGTCCTTCAAGGACATCAACAATTTATGGTGTGGTGGGAACAATAAGACTTGTTGTAG GAACGTATGTTGTTGTAATAACCTCTTGCAAGGAAGTTGGAAGTTTCCTCGGCTATCCAGTATATCGCGTGATGTCTATGAGAGTACTTGCCTGTAATGACGCTTTAAAGTTTTCAACTGGGCAGGAA AAAAAGGATGAGGCTTACTTCATGACACTATTGAACATAGTGGAGTCAACGCCGGGTTTGTACTATTCGTATGAAACTGATATTACGTTGAA CTTGCAGAGAAGAAATAAGCTAGTGGAAGGGTGGATGAGTAAGCCATTATGGAAGCAG GCTGACCCTAGATATGTCTGGAATAGACATCTTTCAGAGGAGCTTATCGAGTGTAAG CTGGACAGATTCATCGTGCCCATAATACAAGGAA GCTTCCAAGTAGCAGAACTGAAGCTAAAAGATTCACATGCGATGGTAACATTAGTTTCGAGGAGATGTAATCGGCGCCTAG GAACAAGAATGTGGAGAAGAGGAGCTAACCTTGAAGGTGATGCTGCCAATTTTATTGAAACTGAACAGTTACTTGAAACTGAAGGATTCAGATCTTCATTTTTGCAG GTTCGAGGCTCAATTCCTCTACTGTGGGAGCAGATTGTTGATCTAAGCTATAAACCACACCTTAGTGTCATTAAACATGAGCAAACG CCACTTGTAGTGGAGCGTCATTTCAGTGATCTATCACAAAGATACGGAGAGATAATAGCAATTGATCTAACCGAAAAA CATGGTGAAGAAGGTCAATTAAGTGCAGCATATGCTGCTGAAATGAAAAATGTGCCAAACGTCAG ATATGTGCCATTTGATTTCCATGGCCACTGTAAGGACTCAAACTTTGATAATCTGGAAATCCTGTATGACCAAATCTCTGAGGATGCTGAGAAACAAAG ATACTTCTTGATAGATAGAGAAGGAAATGTACAAGAGGAGCAGAGAGGAGTTATTAGATCAAACTGTGTTGATTCCCTTGATCGAACAAATGTTACTCAG TGTTATCTGGCGCAGAAAGCCTTAAATCTACAGTTGCAGAGGATTGGGGTGCTTAGTCCTTCTGAGTGCATTTCTATGTTTGATGAAGAATATGGAAAGTATAGAGCAT TGTGGGCGGAACAAGGTGATGAAATAAGCCTCGAGTATACTGGGACTCATGCCCTCAAAGGGGACATAGTGAG GTATGGAAAGCAAACAATATTCGGAATGATTAAAGATGGGATGAGTGCACTTTCGCGATATTACTTAAACAATTTCCATGATGGAATTCGACAG GATGCTTTGGATTTAATAAGTGGCCACTATACTGTCAATCGAAACAGTCTTTCTCCAATCGGGCAGAATGGCTTTGATCCTTTTTCT TTCCTTCCGGTGACATCAGCATTGATAATTGGTGGTTTGACAGCAACAACCTTGACGGTTCAGCAAG TTGGGCGAAATGTGCACCAGTACGTGTCTACTGCAATCTGTGCTGGAATAACTGCTGGAGTTATGGCAATTCTCAAAGCTAATGGAAGGCAGTTTTGTTCAAGGCCCCGCTTGTGCGGTCTCTTGTAA
- the LOC112743664 gene encoding phosphoinositide phosphatase SAC8 isoform X2: MDIEPSLVGSAERFKLDHELELHEFEDKFVIKSLQSPNQGFWISRRDGNINFLDDETCSGSPSRTSTIYGVVGTIRLVVGTYVVVITSCKEVGSFLGYPVYRVMSMRVLACNDALKFSTGQEKKDEAYFMTLLNIVESTPGLYYSYETDITLNLQRRNKLVEGWMSKPLWKQADPRYVWNRHLSEELIECKLDRFIVPIIQGSFQVAELKLKDSHAMVTLVSRRCNRRLGTRMWRRGANLEGDAANFIETEQLLETEGFRSSFLQVRGSIPLLWEQIVDLSYKPHLSVIKHEQTPLVVERHFSDLSQRYGEIIAIDLTEKHGEEGQLSAAYAAEMKNVPNVRYVPFDFHGHCKDSNFDNLEILYDQISEDAEKQRYFLIDREGNVQEEQRGVIRSNCVDSLDRTNVTQCYLAQKALNLQLQRIGVLSPSECISMFDEEYGKYRALWAEQGDEISLEYTGTHALKGDIVRYGKQTIFGMIKDGMSALSRYYLNNFHDGIRQDALDLISGHYTVNRNSLSPIGQNGFDPFSHNLNAVSGNTLCLTSTNTSIEYDTFLPVTSALIIGGLTATTLTVQQVGRNVHQYVSTAICAGITAGVMAILKANGRQFCSRPRLCGLL, translated from the exons ATGGACATTGAACCCTCTTTGGTGGGTTCAGCTGAGAGATTCAAGCTAGATCATGAACTCGAATTGCACGAATTCGAGGACAAGTTTGTCATCAAATCCCTTCAATCGCCCAATCAAGGCTTCTGGATTAGCCGCCGCGATGGGAACATCAATTTCCTTGATG ATGAGACATGCTCTGGAAGTCCTTCAAGGACATCAACAATTTATGGTGTGGTGGGAACAATAAGACTTGTTGTAG GAACGTATGTTGTTGTAATAACCTCTTGCAAGGAAGTTGGAAGTTTCCTCGGCTATCCAGTATATCGCGTGATGTCTATGAGAGTACTTGCCTGTAATGACGCTTTAAAGTTTTCAACTGGGCAGGAA AAAAAGGATGAGGCTTACTTCATGACACTATTGAACATAGTGGAGTCAACGCCGGGTTTGTACTATTCGTATGAAACTGATATTACGTTGAA CTTGCAGAGAAGAAATAAGCTAGTGGAAGGGTGGATGAGTAAGCCATTATGGAAGCAG GCTGACCCTAGATATGTCTGGAATAGACATCTTTCAGAGGAGCTTATCGAGTGTAAG CTGGACAGATTCATCGTGCCCATAATACAAGGAA GCTTCCAAGTAGCAGAACTGAAGCTAAAAGATTCACATGCGATGGTAACATTAGTTTCGAGGAGATGTAATCGGCGCCTAG GAACAAGAATGTGGAGAAGAGGAGCTAACCTTGAAGGTGATGCTGCCAATTTTATTGAAACTGAACAGTTACTTGAAACTGAAGGATTCAGATCTTCATTTTTGCAG GTTCGAGGCTCAATTCCTCTACTGTGGGAGCAGATTGTTGATCTAAGCTATAAACCACACCTTAGTGTCATTAAACATGAGCAAACG CCACTTGTAGTGGAGCGTCATTTCAGTGATCTATCACAAAGATACGGAGAGATAATAGCAATTGATCTAACCGAAAAA CATGGTGAAGAAGGTCAATTAAGTGCAGCATATGCTGCTGAAATGAAAAATGTGCCAAACGTCAG ATATGTGCCATTTGATTTCCATGGCCACTGTAAGGACTCAAACTTTGATAATCTGGAAATCCTGTATGACCAAATCTCTGAGGATGCTGAGAAACAAAG ATACTTCTTGATAGATAGAGAAGGAAATGTACAAGAGGAGCAGAGAGGAGTTATTAGATCAAACTGTGTTGATTCCCTTGATCGAACAAATGTTACTCAG TGTTATCTGGCGCAGAAAGCCTTAAATCTACAGTTGCAGAGGATTGGGGTGCTTAGTCCTTCTGAGTGCATTTCTATGTTTGATGAAGAATATGGAAAGTATAGAGCAT TGTGGGCGGAACAAGGTGATGAAATAAGCCTCGAGTATACTGGGACTCATGCCCTCAAAGGGGACATAGTGAG GTATGGAAAGCAAACAATATTCGGAATGATTAAAGATGGGATGAGTGCACTTTCGCGATATTACTTAAACAATTTCCATGATGGAATTCGACAG GATGCTTTGGATTTAATAAGTGGCCACTATACTGTCAATCGAAACAGTCTTTCTCCAATCGGGCAGAATGGCTTTGATCCTTTTTCT CACAATTTGAATGCAGTTTCTGGAAATACACTTTGTCTCACAAGTACAAATACAAGTATTGAATATGATACG TTCCTTCCGGTGACATCAGCATTGATAATTGGTGGTTTGACAGCAACAACCTTGACGGTTCAGCAAG TTGGGCGAAATGTGCACCAGTACGTGTCTACTGCAATCTGTGCTGGAATAACTGCTGGAGTTATGGCAATTCTCAAAGCTAATGGAAGGCAGTTTTGTTCAAGGCCCCGCTTGTGCGGTCTCTTGTAA